A stretch of the Ostrea edulis chromosome 9, xbOstEdul1.1, whole genome shotgun sequence genome encodes the following:
- the LOC125663538 gene encoding uncharacterized protein LOC125663538 isoform X1, translated as MDYFHCLVLQGVIGINKMLLAQQSGICSNTTGEVVCCENYFLTGNLCEVCPLGTFGKNCSFPCPNGTYGKLCTGTCDCSPCHKVHGCLKNQVCPPGPSGENCSFPCPNGSYGKLCSLKNQDSKPRTVDYDWWTIVSSVAGSFSICVIVGIVIYCRLRHVNVSSKSYYPGNRETSYRNGAIKKQNNIQNSHLIDDNCRLENPVELRNWNQRNNSFFNCRRNVSDCTISISNQQSKPQSSVSRTPNVPDHELEIYDILSLKCQTARDLRTDSFFMPVYNKLTRSVNHCDVAETKCRDSFLYPKHPLREDAEYYKLTKQ; from the exons ATGGACTACTTCCACTGTCTTGTTTTGCAGGGTGTAATAGGAATAAACAAAATGTTGTTGGCTCAACAATCAGGAATCTGCTCAAATACAACAGG AGAAGTGGTATGCTGTGAAAATTACTTCTTGACTGGAAATCTTTGTGAGG TTTGTCCTCTGGGAACATTCGGTAAAAACTGCAGCTTCCCATGCCCAAATGGAACTTATGGAAAACTTTGCACTGGGACCTGCGATTGCTCTCCATGCCACAAAGTTCATGGCTGTCTAAAGAATCAAG TTTGTCCTCCCGGACCATCCGGTGAAAACTGCAGCTTCCCATGCCCAAATGGATCGTATGGAAAACTTTGCAGTCTAAAGAATCAAG ACTCCAAACCTAGAACTGTAGATTATGACTGGTGGACAATCGTTTCATCTGTTGCCGGGAGTTTCAGTATCTGTGTTATTGTGGGTATTGTAATATACTGTAGATTGAG ACATGTGAACGTTTCCAGCAAATCGTATTATCCAGGAAATAGGG AGACGTCGTACAGAAATGGAGCAATTAAAAAACAGAATAACATTCAAAATAGCCATCTCATTGATGACAATTGCAGACTTGAAAACCCCGTAGAGCTGCGAAACTGGAATCAGAGAAACAATTCCTTTTTCAACTGTCGAAGAAATGTTAGCGATTGTACAATCTCGATATCAAATCAGCAATCCAAACCACAGTCATCCGTTTCTAGAACACCAAATGTACCTGACCATGAACTAGAAATCTACGACATACTGTCTCTAAAATGTCAAACAGCTCGTGACCTACGTACAGATTCGTTTTTCATGCCGGTGTACAATAAACTCACGCGATCAGTCAACCATTGTGACGTAGCAGAGACTAAATGCCGTGACAGTTTTCTATATCCGAAACATCCGTTAAGAGAGGATGCAGAAtattacaaactaacaaaacAATAA
- the LOC125663538 gene encoding uncharacterized protein LOC125663538 isoform X2 — translation MDYFHCLVLQGVIGINKMLLAQQSGICSNTTGEVVCCENYFLTGNLCEVCPLGTFGKNCSFPCPNGTYGKLCTGTCDCSPCHKVHGCLKNQDSKPRTVDYDWWTIVSSVAGSFSICVIVGIVIYCRLRHVNVSSKSYYPGNRETSYRNGAIKKQNNIQNSHLIDDNCRLENPVELRNWNQRNNSFFNCRRNVSDCTISISNQQSKPQSSVSRTPNVPDHELEIYDILSLKCQTARDLRTDSFFMPVYNKLTRSVNHCDVAETKCRDSFLYPKHPLREDAEYYKLTKQ, via the exons ATGGACTACTTCCACTGTCTTGTTTTGCAGGGTGTAATAGGAATAAACAAAATGTTGTTGGCTCAACAATCAGGAATCTGCTCAAATACAACAGG AGAAGTGGTATGCTGTGAAAATTACTTCTTGACTGGAAATCTTTGTGAGG TTTGTCCTCTGGGAACATTCGGTAAAAACTGCAGCTTCCCATGCCCAAATGGAACTTATGGAAAACTTTGCACTGGGACCTGCGATTGCTCTCCATGCCACAAAGTTCATGGCTGTCTAAAGAATCAAG ACTCCAAACCTAGAACTGTAGATTATGACTGGTGGACAATCGTTTCATCTGTTGCCGGGAGTTTCAGTATCTGTGTTATTGTGGGTATTGTAATATACTGTAGATTGAG ACATGTGAACGTTTCCAGCAAATCGTATTATCCAGGAAATAGGG AGACGTCGTACAGAAATGGAGCAATTAAAAAACAGAATAACATTCAAAATAGCCATCTCATTGATGACAATTGCAGACTTGAAAACCCCGTAGAGCTGCGAAACTGGAATCAGAGAAACAATTCCTTTTTCAACTGTCGAAGAAATGTTAGCGATTGTACAATCTCGATATCAAATCAGCAATCCAAACCACAGTCATCCGTTTCTAGAACACCAAATGTACCTGACCATGAACTAGAAATCTACGACATACTGTCTCTAAAATGTCAAACAGCTCGTGACCTACGTACAGATTCGTTTTTCATGCCGGTGTACAATAAACTCACGCGATCAGTCAACCATTGTGACGTAGCAGAGACTAAATGCCGTGACAGTTTTCTATATCCGAAACATCCGTTAAGAGAGGATGCAGAAtattacaaactaacaaaacAATAA